Proteins encoded by one window of Lactobacillus sp. ESL0684:
- a CDS encoding DUF3021 domain-containing protein — MKQKIINILVNGTTGIGFGSFSYLLILLFKIQSAFPTAKNIISIWIMSFLIGLLTHLFSQGITIKTLLIHFSATFALVVAMIAYNGWITSPTNILTFGGAFFAIYLLIWAIVIFFERLSINKINRKLAEKQRTTNN, encoded by the coding sequence ATGAAACAAAAAATTATCAATATTCTTGTCAACGGTACTACTGGGATTGGCTTTGGCTCTTTTTCATACTTGTTGATTCTACTATTTAAGATACAGTCTGCATTTCCAACAGCCAAAAATATTATCAGTATTTGGATTATGAGTTTTCTAATTGGACTTTTAACCCACCTCTTTAGTCAAGGGATTACCATTAAGACATTGCTGATCCACTTTAGTGCTACCTTTGCGCTAGTAGTTGCCATGATCGCCTATAATGGCTGGATCACCAGTCCTACTAATATTTTAACCTTTGGTGGAGCCTTTTTTGCTATTTATCTGTTAATCTGGGCAATTGTGATTTTCTTTGAGCGATTATCAATTAACAAAATCAACCGTAAGCTAGCCGAAAAGCAGCGAACTACTAATAATTAA
- a CDS encoding LytTR family DNA-binding domain-containing protein, with amino-acid sequence MKLIFETNPEIDPQEPTIIIQAAKQTDKAAAIMAALEHFQAEKSDIIPVKTSQQLNMVKTKSIILVDLVDNLLVIYTVDGILKTKETLVSFHQKLTPKHFLQVSRHAIINVDYLLALEDSFSGNLTAKLAHQLTTSVSRKYVKDLMHFLGI; translated from the coding sequence GTGAAGTTAATTTTTGAAACTAATCCAGAAATTGATCCACAAGAGCCAACAATTATCATTCAAGCGGCAAAACAAACTGATAAAGCAGCAGCTATTATGGCGGCTCTTGAACATTTTCAAGCAGAAAAAAGTGACATCATTCCTGTCAAAACTTCGCAACAGCTTAACATGGTCAAAACTAAATCGATCATTTTAGTGGATCTTGTCGATAATCTGTTAGTAATTTATACAGTTGATGGCATTCTTAAAACTAAAGAAACTCTAGTCAGTTTTCATCAAAAGCTAACGCCTAAACACTTCTTGCAAGTTTCAAGACATGCCATCATTAATGTTGATTACTTATTAGCCTTAGAAGACAGTTTTTCTGGTAACCTGACAGCAAAACTGGCTCATCAGCTTACGACTAGCGTTAGTCGCAAGTACGTAAAGGATTTAATGCATTTTTTAGGCATTTAG
- a CDS encoding redox-sensing transcriptional repressor Rex, which translates to METIKIPTATAKRLPLYYRYLIILNDSGKEKVSSTELSEAVQVDSASIRRDFSYFGALGKRGYGYDVKSLLTFFKKILNQDTLTNVALVGVGNLGHALLNYNFKRSNNIRISCAFDINEKITGKILSGVPVYGMSELTKQLSDQQISIAILTVPANTAQKTADEMIESGIKGIMNFTPIRLSAPSGVRIQNVDLATELQTLIYFLDADKADEDK; encoded by the coding sequence ATGGAAACAATTAAAATTCCAACGGCAACGGCCAAGCGGTTACCGCTTTATTATCGGTACTTAATTATTTTGAATGATAGCGGTAAGGAGAAAGTATCTTCAACTGAATTATCTGAAGCTGTTCAAGTTGATAGTGCTTCAATTCGGCGCGACTTTTCTTATTTCGGCGCATTGGGTAAGCGAGGTTATGGTTATGACGTCAAAAGTTTGCTGACCTTTTTTAAGAAAATTTTGAACCAAGACACCTTAACTAATGTGGCATTGGTTGGTGTTGGTAATTTGGGTCATGCGCTGCTCAACTACAACTTTAAGCGTAGCAATAATATTCGGATTTCTTGTGCCTTTGATATCAATGAAAAAATCACCGGTAAGATACTGAGTGGTGTACCGGTTTATGGGATGAGTGAGCTAACTAAACAACTCAGTGATCAACAAATTTCGATCGCTATCTTAACTGTGCCAGCTAATACCGCGCAAAAGACGGCTGATGAAATGATCGAGTCTGGAATCAAAGGAATTATGAATTTCACTCCAATCAGACTTTCGGCACCAAGTGGCGTGCGCATTCAAAATGTTGATTTGGCAACAGAATTGCAGACGCTGATTTATTTCTTGGATGCTGATAAGGCTGATGAAGATAAGTAA
- the groES gene encoding co-chaperone GroES yields MLQPIGDRVIVKVKEEEEKTVGGIVLASNAKEKPTEGEVVAIGQGNFADNGDKIPMTVKKGDVVLYDKYSGTDVKYEGEKYLVLHEKDILAIVE; encoded by the coding sequence GTGTTACAACCAATCGGTGATCGCGTGATCGTAAAAGTTAAAGAAGAAGAAGAAAAGACTGTTGGCGGTATCGTCCTAGCTTCCAACGCTAAGGAAAAACCAACTGAAGGTGAAGTTGTTGCTATCGGCCAAGGTAACTTTGCAGATAATGGCGATAAGATTCCAATGACCGTTAAAAAGGGTGACGTTGTTCTTTACGACAAGTATTCAGGTACTGATGTCAAATATGAAGGCGAAAAATATTTAGTTCTTCATGAAAAAGATATTTTGGCAATTGTTGAATAG
- the groL gene encoding chaperonin GroEL (60 kDa chaperone family; promotes refolding of misfolded polypeptides especially under stressful conditions; forms two stacked rings of heptamers to form a barrel-shaped 14mer; ends can be capped by GroES; misfolded proteins enter the barrel where they are refolded when GroES binds), giving the protein MAKDIKFSEKARRSLLKGVDKLADTVKTTIGPKGRNVVLEQSYGNPDITNDGVTIAKSIELKDHYENMGAKLVAEAAQKTNDIAGDGTTTAVVLTQAIVREGMKNVTAGANPVGVRRGIEKATSAVVDELHKLSHDVSSKDQIAQVASVSSASTEVGDLIAEAMEKVGNDGVITIEDSRGIETELSVVEGMQFDHGYLSQYMVTDNDKMEADLDNPYVLITDKNISNIQDILPLLQEIVQQGKSLLIIADDVSGEALPTLVLNKVRGTFNVVAVKAPGFGDQRKEQLQDIAALTGGTVITDDLGLDLKDTKIEQLGQARRITVTKDSTTIVDGSGAADAIKDREDSIRKQIEESTSDFDKKKLQERLAKLTGGVAVIHVGAATETELKERRYRIEDALNSTRAAVDEGYVAGGGTALVDVKGAVKDLKGDTPDEQTGINIVLTALTAPVRQIAENAGEDGSVILNKLEEQDNEIGYNAADGAWENMVEAGIIDPTKVTRTALQNAASIAALLLTTEAVVADIPEDKPAADPNAAAAGAPGMM; this is encoded by the coding sequence ATGGCAAAAGATATTAAATTCTCAGAAAAAGCAAGACGTTCCTTATTAAAGGGTGTTGATAAGTTAGCTGACACTGTTAAGACTACCATTGGTCCTAAGGGTAGAAATGTTGTTTTAGAGCAATCATACGGCAACCCTGATATTACTAATGATGGTGTAACAATTGCTAAGTCAATCGAATTAAAAGATCACTATGAAAACATGGGTGCTAAGTTAGTTGCTGAAGCTGCACAAAAGACTAATGACATTGCTGGTGATGGTACTACTACTGCTGTTGTCTTAACTCAAGCAATTGTACGTGAAGGGATGAAGAACGTAACTGCTGGTGCCAACCCGGTTGGTGTTCGTCGCGGTATTGAAAAAGCTACTAGTGCTGTAGTTGATGAATTACACAAGTTAAGTCACGATGTTTCTTCTAAAGATCAAATCGCGCAAGTTGCTTCTGTATCTTCAGCTTCTACAGAAGTTGGTGATTTAATCGCTGAAGCAATGGAAAAAGTTGGCAATGACGGTGTTATTACTATCGAAGATTCACGTGGAATTGAAACTGAATTGTCAGTAGTTGAAGGTATGCAATTTGATCACGGTTACTTATCACAATACATGGTAACTGACAACGATAAGATGGAAGCAGATTTGGATAATCCTTACGTCTTAATCACTGATAAGAATATTTCTAATATTCAAGATATTTTGCCATTGTTACAAGAAATTGTACAACAAGGTAAGTCATTATTGATTATTGCTGATGATGTTTCTGGTGAAGCATTACCAACCTTAGTTTTGAACAAGGTTCGTGGAACTTTCAACGTGGTAGCTGTTAAGGCTCCTGGCTTTGGTGACCAACGTAAAGAACAATTGCAAGATATTGCTGCTTTGACTGGTGGTACAGTGATTACCGATGATCTTGGTCTTGACCTTAAGGACACTAAGATTGAGCAATTAGGTCAAGCTCGCCGGATTACTGTAACTAAGGACTCAACTACGATCGTTGATGGTAGCGGAGCTGCTGATGCAATCAAGGATCGTGAAGATTCAATTAGAAAGCAAATCGAAGAATCAACTTCAGACTTTGATAAGAAGAAGTTGCAAGAACGTCTTGCTAAATTAACTGGTGGTGTAGCGGTTATCCACGTAGGTGCTGCTACTGAAACTGAATTAAAGGAACGTCGTTACCGGATCGAAGATGCCTTGAACTCAACTCGTGCTGCGGTTGACGAAGGTTACGTTGCCGGTGGTGGTACTGCTTTAGTTGATGTTAAGGGTGCCGTTAAGGATCTTAAGGGTGATACTCCAGATGAACAAACTGGTATCAACATCGTTTTGACTGCTTTAACTGCTCCAGTTCGTCAAATTGCTGAAAATGCTGGTGAAGATGGTTCAGTTATCTTGAACAAGCTTGAAGAACAGGATAATGAAATTGGCTATAACGCAGCTGATGGCGCATGGGAAAACATGGTTGAAGCTGGAATTATCGACCCAACTAAGGTTACTCGGACTGCTTTGCAAAATGCTGCTTCAATTGCTGCATTATTGCTGACTACTGAAGCTGTTGTAGCTGATATTCCTGAAGACAAGCCTGCTGCCGATCCAAATGCTGCAGCTGCTGGTGCCCCAGGGATGATGTAA
- a CDS encoding helix-turn-helix transcriptional regulator: protein MEDFGQTFRKLRTSLSISQTDLAKGIFDRSRLSRIESGVSYPSQQVASMLISRLGVSATEFEYIQRNYSASKKEQILYHFFNISSNTEIEKINSLIKECSSIYNDDDIKRIRTVLQAQLLLSQQHNLSKAKKLVQPIWYNYLAKIKTLTIFDIALLNMIAYAFDNKTNIQIITTILNEIDNHYPFLKSLKCNTLINLANIHLDNHDIFLAKKTLTLAAKLAKENNQFEKLLLCKTELAFCDKNLQQTDYYINLLNEIGASDIATVLKQQIKQLSYLFN, encoded by the coding sequence ATGGAAGACTTCGGACAAACTTTTCGAAAATTACGAACATCACTTTCTATTAGTCAAACGGATTTAGCTAAGGGAATCTTTGATCGTAGCAGATTATCAAGAATCGAGAGTGGTGTATCCTATCCTTCTCAACAAGTTGCTAGTATGCTCATCTCTCGCTTAGGTGTTAGTGCTACAGAATTTGAATATATTCAACGTAATTACTCAGCTTCAAAAAAAGAACAAATTTTATACCATTTCTTTAACATCAGCTCTAATACAGAAATAGAGAAAATAAATTCACTAATAAAGGAGTGTTCAAGTATTTACAATGACGATGATATTAAGCGAATCAGAACAGTCTTACAAGCTCAACTGTTACTTAGTCAGCAGCATAACTTATCGAAAGCTAAAAAATTGGTCCAACCTATTTGGTACAATTACTTAGCAAAAATAAAAACACTGACAATATTCGACATCGCCTTATTAAATATGATTGCTTATGCTTTCGACAACAAAACTAATATTCAAATTATTACTACAATATTAAACGAAATAGATAATCACTATCCATTTCTTAAGAGCTTAAAATGTAATACATTAATCAACTTAGCTAATATCCATTTAGATAACCACGATATTTTTCTCGCAAAAAAGACACTAACTTTAGCTGCCAAACTTGCAAAAGAGAATAATCAATTTGAAAAGTTGCTATTATGCAAAACTGAACTTGCTTTTTGTGATAAAAATCTGCAACAAACAGATTATTATATCAATTTATTAAACGAAATCGGAGCTAGCGATATTGCTACAGTATTAAAACAACAAATTAAGCAACTTTCCTATTTATTCAATTAA
- a CDS encoding ABC transporter ATP-binding protein produces the protein MLEIKQIKKSFGRKQVLQDVTLSAQAGELIHISGINGSGKSTIFKIVTGLLKPDSGTVKLGQNDVIGALIENPGFLEYESAMTNLQFLANLNHNFNEAKVSELLQYFELDPADNQAIAKYSVGMRQKVGIIQAVMEDQNIILLDEPTRGIDQASIRQFANLLIKLKQENKTVIVASHDRIAEIKYDRRLNLQGGVLSDEDE, from the coding sequence ATGTTAGAAATTAAACAGATAAAAAAGTCATTTGGTCGCAAGCAAGTTTTACAAGATGTGACACTATCCGCTCAAGCTGGTGAGTTGATTCATATTTCAGGAATTAATGGCTCAGGCAAGTCAACGATCTTTAAAATTGTAACTGGTCTGCTAAAGCCCGATAGTGGCACAGTCAAGTTGGGACAAAACGATGTTATTGGCGCCTTAATTGAGAATCCCGGTTTTCTGGAATATGAATCCGCAATGACCAATCTTCAGTTCTTGGCTAATCTTAACCATAATTTTAATGAAGCAAAAGTTAGCGAATTACTGCAATATTTCGAACTAGATCCAGCGGATAATCAAGCTATTGCTAAGTATTCGGTTGGTATGCGGCAAAAAGTGGGTATTATTCAAGCAGTTATGGAAGATCAAAATATTATTTTGCTTGATGAGCCGACTCGCGGGATTGATCAAGCAAGTATTAGACAATTTGCTAATTTGCTAATCAAACTTAAGCAAGAGAATAAAACGGTAATTGTTGCTAGTCATGACCGAATTGCCGAAATTAAATATGATCGCCGTTTAAATTTGCAGGGCGGTGTACTTAGTGATGAAGATGAATAA
- a CDS encoding type II toxin-antitoxin system Phd/YefM family antitoxin, translated as MVLASRINVPLTSISEIKKAPMTAFSLSKKTQEPVYVLNNNKEVGVVLDIDQYNSIVDFIEKAQAIIDNVAEDAYQEKIEQRINSDKDSNLSNEEVLGKNWRKNLEQIPDEWD; from the coding sequence ATGGTTTTAGCAAGTAGAATAAATGTACCGTTAACTTCAATCTCTGAAATAAAAAAAGCACCAATGACGGCTTTTTCATTGTCAAAAAAAACGCAGGAGCCAGTCTATGTTCTTAATAATAATAAGGAAGTTGGGGTTGTGTTAGACATAGACCAGTATAATTCAATCGTTGATTTTATTGAAAAAGCTCAGGCTATAATTGATAATGTGGCTGAGGATGCTTATCAAGAGAAAATTGAACAACGGATAAACTCAGATAAAGACTCAAATCTTTCTAATGAAGAAGTTCTTGGTAAAAATTGGCGAAAAAATTTGGAACAAATTCCGGATGAGTGGGATTAA
- a CDS encoding addiction module toxin RelE — protein MYQLSWFKEAVTEYQKLDGSQKLQIKKGIARITERGMQAGKLLAKKKYDLSMCREIKMRRLGLRIVFKQNNQAIQIIDIVCVGKRSDEAVYEQAAKLLGLLP, from the coding sequence ATGTATCAGTTATCATGGTTTAAAGAAGCGGTAACGGAGTATCAAAAATTAGATGGTTCTCAAAAACTCCAAATTAAAAAAGGGATTGCGAGAATTACTGAACGTGGTATGCAGGCTGGTAAGCTACTTGCAAAGAAAAAATATGATTTGTCAATGTGTCGTGAAATTAAGATGCGACGATTAGGTTTAAGAATAGTTTTTAAACAAAATAATCAAGCAATTCAGATTATCGATATTGTCTGTGTGGGTAAACGTTCTGATGAAGCAGTATATGAGCAGGCAGCAAAATTATTAGGATTATTACCTTAA
- the pcp gene encoding pyroglutamyl-peptidase I, producing MKILVTGFDPFGEDKINPAIEAVKRLDDEIAGAKIVKLEIPTVFGECAEVVHEAIVKHQPDYVLNIGQAGGRYALTPERVAINFDDGRIKDNKGYQPLATPIHEDGQNAYFTQLPVKAIARAIRGVGVPSVVSTTAGTYVCNHIMYQVQYMIDKEFHGLKAGFIHIPFLPEQVVDRPDTPSLSLADDVKGITAAIEAIVKMDGKEDIASIEGHIA from the coding sequence ATGAAGATTTTAGTAACGGGATTTGATCCTTTTGGTGAAGATAAGATTAACCCAGCAATTGAAGCAGTTAAACGCTTAGATGATGAAATTGCTGGTGCAAAAATTGTTAAGCTAGAAATTCCTACTGTTTTTGGTGAATGTGCTGAAGTAGTGCATGAAGCAATTGTCAAGCATCAACCTGATTACGTCTTAAATATTGGTCAAGCTGGTGGTCGTTATGCTTTGACTCCAGAACGGGTAGCAATTAATTTTGACGATGGTCGGATTAAAGATAATAAGGGCTATCAGCCACTAGCCACACCAATTCATGAAGATGGACAAAATGCATACTTCACGCAATTACCGGTTAAAGCAATTGCGCGAGCAATTCGGGGTGTTGGTGTGCCAAGTGTGGTTTCAACTACTGCTGGCACCTATGTTTGCAACCATATTATGTATCAAGTTCAGTATATGATTGATAAGGAATTTCACGGGTTAAAGGCCGGATTTATTCATATTCCATTTTTGCCTGAGCAAGTTGTTGATCGCCCAGATACTCCTAGCTTGAGTTTAGCAGATGATGTTAAAGGTATTACTGCAGCCATTGAAGCAATTGTTAAGATGGATGGCAAGGAAGATATTGCTAGCATTGAAGGACATATAGCTTAA